Proteins encoded together in one Salvelinus fontinalis isolate EN_2023a chromosome 6, ASM2944872v1, whole genome shotgun sequence window:
- the LOC129856906 gene encoding retinoic acid receptor RXR-beta-A-like isoform X1, translating into MSSHQPTSSASNSPTSTFGSPFSVISPSLGSPGVAPSMGYGPISSSQINSTMGMHSISSSDDVKPPFGLRPMSAHSPGIMLSQKRMCAICGDRSSGKHYGVYSCEGCKGFFKRTVRKDLSYTCRDNKECLVDKRQRNRCQYCRYQKCLAMGMKREVVQDERQKSVQEERQRIREREEGLECSSAVNEEMPVEKILEAETSVEQRAELHSDAGCAGSSPHDAVTNICQTADKQLFALVEWAKRIPHFSELPLDDQVILLRAGWNELLIASFSHRSIAVKDGVLLANELHRDNAHSAGVAAIFDRESVQSAEVGAIFDRVLTELVSKMRDMQMDKTELGCLRAIVLFNPDAKGLSNTGEVELLREKVYASLEAYCKQKYPEQQGRFAKLLLRLPALRSIGLKCLEHLFFFKLIGDTPIDTFLMEMLEAPHQLA; encoded by the exons ATGTCATCGCATCAGCCCACCAGTTCAGCCTCCAACAGTCCCACCAGCACCTTTGGCTCGCCTTTCTCAGTCATCAGCCCCTCCCTGGGCTCCCCTGGTGTGGCACCCTCCATGGGTTATGGACCTATTAGCAGTAGCCAG ATCAACTCTACAATGGGGATGCACTCAATCAGCAGCTCGGATGATGTCAAACCCCCGTTTGGCTTGAGGCCTATGTCTGCACACAGCCCTGGGATAATGCTCTCCCAGAAACGCATGTGTGCCATCTGTGGAGACCGCTCCTCTG GTAAGCACTATGGTGTGTACAGCTGTGAAGGTTGCAAGGGCTTCTTCAAACGCACAGTGCGCAAGGACCTGAGCTACACCTGCAGGGATAACAAAGAATGCCTGGTGGACAAGCGCCAGCGCAATCGCTGCCAGTACTGTCGCTACCAGAAGTGTCTGGCTATGGGCATGAAGAGGGAAG TGGTCCAAGATGAACGTCAGAAAT CAGTCCAGGAGGAGCGTCAGAGGATCAGGGAGCGAGAGGAGGGACTGGAGTGCAGCAGTGCTGTGAACGAGGAGATGCCCGTGGAGAAGATCTTGGAGGCAGAGACGTCCGTGGAGCAGAGGGCGGAGCTCCACTCTGATGCAGGCTGCGCTGGTAGCTCT CCCCATGATGCGGTGACAAACATCTGCCAGACTGCAGACAAGCAGCTGTTTGCGTTGGTGGAGTGGGCCAAGAGGATCCCCCACTTCTCTGAGCTGCCCCTGGACGACCAGGTCATCCTCCTGCGTGCAG ggtggaaTGAACTTCTGATCGCCTCCTTCTCCCACCGCTCCATCGCTGTGAAGGACGGGGTCCTGCTAGCCAATGAGCTACACCGGGACAACGCACACAGTGCAGGGGTGGCGGCCATCTTTGACAG GGAGAGTGTGCAGAGTGCTGAGGTGGGAGCCATATTTGACCG GGTTCTCACTGAGCTGGTCAGTAAGATGAGAGACATGCAGATGGACAAGACAGAGCTGGGCTGCCTCCGAGCCATCGTCCTCTTCAACCCAG ACGCTAAAGGTCTGTCCAACACCGGAGAGGTGGAGCTCCTGAGAGAGAAGGTCTATGCGTCACTGGAAGCCTACTGCAAGCAGAAATACCCAGAGCAGCAGGGAAG gTTCGCTAAGCTCCTCCTCAGGCTGCCAGCACTGCGTTCTATTGGCTTGAAGTGTTTGGAGCACCTGTTCTTCTTCAAGCTGATTGGTGACACCCCTATCGACACGTTCCTCATGGAAATGCTTGAAGCACCTCATCAGTTGGCATAG
- the LOC129856906 gene encoding retinoic acid receptor RXR-beta-A-like isoform X2, producing the protein MSSHQPTSSASNSPTSTFGSPFSVISPSLGSPGVAPSMGYGPISSSQINSTMGMHSISSSDDVKPPFGLRPMSAHSPGIMLSQKRMCAICGDRSSGKHYGVYSCEGCKGFFKRTVRKDLSYTCRDNKECLVDKRQRNRCQYCRYQKCLAMGMKREVVQDERQKFQEERQRIREREEGLECSSAVNEEMPVEKILEAETSVEQRAELHSDAGCAGSSPHDAVTNICQTADKQLFALVEWAKRIPHFSELPLDDQVILLRAGWNELLIASFSHRSIAVKDGVLLANELHRDNAHSAGVAAIFDRESVQSAEVGAIFDRVLTELVSKMRDMQMDKTELGCLRAIVLFNPDAKGLSNTGEVELLREKVYASLEAYCKQKYPEQQGRFAKLLLRLPALRSIGLKCLEHLFFFKLIGDTPIDTFLMEMLEAPHQLA; encoded by the exons ATGTCATCGCATCAGCCCACCAGTTCAGCCTCCAACAGTCCCACCAGCACCTTTGGCTCGCCTTTCTCAGTCATCAGCCCCTCCCTGGGCTCCCCTGGTGTGGCACCCTCCATGGGTTATGGACCTATTAGCAGTAGCCAG ATCAACTCTACAATGGGGATGCACTCAATCAGCAGCTCGGATGATGTCAAACCCCCGTTTGGCTTGAGGCCTATGTCTGCACACAGCCCTGGGATAATGCTCTCCCAGAAACGCATGTGTGCCATCTGTGGAGACCGCTCCTCTG GTAAGCACTATGGTGTGTACAGCTGTGAAGGTTGCAAGGGCTTCTTCAAACGCACAGTGCGCAAGGACCTGAGCTACACCTGCAGGGATAACAAAGAATGCCTGGTGGACAAGCGCCAGCGCAATCGCTGCCAGTACTGTCGCTACCAGAAGTGTCTGGCTATGGGCATGAAGAGGGAAG TGGTCCAAGATGAACGTCAGAAAT TCCAGGAGGAGCGTCAGAGGATCAGGGAGCGAGAGGAGGGACTGGAGTGCAGCAGTGCTGTGAACGAGGAGATGCCCGTGGAGAAGATCTTGGAGGCAGAGACGTCCGTGGAGCAGAGGGCGGAGCTCCACTCTGATGCAGGCTGCGCTGGTAGCTCT CCCCATGATGCGGTGACAAACATCTGCCAGACTGCAGACAAGCAGCTGTTTGCGTTGGTGGAGTGGGCCAAGAGGATCCCCCACTTCTCTGAGCTGCCCCTGGACGACCAGGTCATCCTCCTGCGTGCAG ggtggaaTGAACTTCTGATCGCCTCCTTCTCCCACCGCTCCATCGCTGTGAAGGACGGGGTCCTGCTAGCCAATGAGCTACACCGGGACAACGCACACAGTGCAGGGGTGGCGGCCATCTTTGACAG GGAGAGTGTGCAGAGTGCTGAGGTGGGAGCCATATTTGACCG GGTTCTCACTGAGCTGGTCAGTAAGATGAGAGACATGCAGATGGACAAGACAGAGCTGGGCTGCCTCCGAGCCATCGTCCTCTTCAACCCAG ACGCTAAAGGTCTGTCCAACACCGGAGAGGTGGAGCTCCTGAGAGAGAAGGTCTATGCGTCACTGGAAGCCTACTGCAAGCAGAAATACCCAGAGCAGCAGGGAAG gTTCGCTAAGCTCCTCCTCAGGCTGCCAGCACTGCGTTCTATTGGCTTGAAGTGTTTGGAGCACCTGTTCTTCTTCAAGCTGATTGGTGACACCCCTATCGACACGTTCCTCATGGAAATGCTTGAAGCACCTCATCAGTTGGCATAG